The following are encoded together in the Balaenoptera acutorostrata chromosome 9, mBalAcu1.1, whole genome shotgun sequence genome:
- the LOC103014145 gene encoding transmembrane 4 L6 family member 1-like, which translates to MCSETGSRYTGLLLLALAIAAIIANLLLYFPSGQVLEPAKITDLVWFFHGFLGAGLLVMLPALMLLRGGGEDCCGHRCGMLFPVLLAIQGTVGAVYCVVISSLGLLSGPLCDTGSGNYTYPFRNYSLENSYLLNQPTWATCQEPEHIVLWNVVLFSILLGIGVVEAVLCLSQVVSGLCDIFCGTCVRKGQVTITGL; encoded by the exons ATGTGTTCTGAGACGGGCTCCAGGTACACGGGCCTGCTGCTCTTGGCCTTGGCCATCGCCGCCATCATCGCCAACCTCCTGCTGTACTTTCCCAGCGGACAGGTGCTGGAGCCTGCCAAGATCACAGACTTGGTCTGGTTTTTCCACGGTTTTCTTGGAGCTGGACTCTTG GTTATGTTGCCAGCACTGATGCTGTTGAGGGGAGGTGGAGAGGACTGCTGTGGTCACAGATGTGGG ATGCTGTTCCCTGTGCTCCTGGCCATACAGGGCACTGTGGGCGCCGTGTATTGTGTGGTCATTTCTTCACTAGGTTTGCTCAGTGGCCCCCTCTGTGACACAGGCAGTGGAAACTACACCTACCCGTTCAGGAATTACTCCCTGGA GAACAGCTACTTACTCAACCAGCCCACCTGGGCTACCTGCCAAGAGCCTGAGCACATCGTCCTCTGGAACGTGGTCTTGTTCTCCATCCTGCTGGGGATCGGCGTGGTAGAAGCTGTCCTTTGCCTCAGCCAAGTCGTCAGTGGGCTCTGTGATATCTTCTGTGGTACATGCGTCCGAAAAGGACAG gtGACCATAACTGGCTTATGA